The following is a genomic window from Malus sylvestris chromosome 12, drMalSylv7.2, whole genome shotgun sequence.
ACATCAAACAGATGGTGGGCGGGTTGACGAGCTGACCGAGAAGCTCCGGCTCAGGCCTTCCAAGCCAATCCAGTGACAGATTAGAATGTgatcacaaaagaaaaacaaaaaaggagaaACAGAAATTGTACAAATCCCAGAAACAGCAATCGATTGATTGATTGATCGAACTCTGAATTCGTATAtaaattcaaattctttcattcaattttgtttccttttgagtaaaaaaattataatatatacaGATGACAAAAAGTGGGAGATTGTGTTAGGTGGCGAGTCCGATGCAGCGGAGTGTGCGGCGGAGGGCTTGGGAGAGGAAGGGGACGACGCAGTGGGTGAAGAAGGAGAGGCAGGGGGAGAGCTTGAGGCAGAGGCGGCGGAGGAAGTTTGGGCCAGATGGGCCGGAGGTGGAGGACATGGGCTGGAGGTAGGCCCAGGCGGCCTGCTTAACGAGGCGGTTGCGAATGGAGATTTCGTAGCCGGAGTTGTTGGCGGAGGCAACGGTGGGGGAATTCACGGCGGCGGAGGAGGGGAGCAGGTCTCTGAGAGAAGTGTAGGATTTGGAGCTCTTGAGGGAGAGGAGCTCCAGGTCCAGTTGGAGTGGCTCTGGGCCCGAAACGCAGCCGTTTTGGGCGGGGAGGCTGGAGTTGTGGAGGCGCTGGAGCTTGGTAGATGAGGTAGGAGTGGTGGTGGCGGAAAGCAGGCTGAGTTTGGCGGGGACCACCACGGATGTGCAGATAGAGTTTCTGCCGCGGAGCTTCCCCGACGAGAGTAGTGGGGTCGCCGGGTGTGGGCTGAGTACGGTTGAATCGTCCATAGTAGAGCAGCTGAAAGCAAAGCGGAAGAACAaaatgtgtgagagagagagcgagggTGGAACGTGAAACGCGGTTTGGGTTCACGGCGGTTGCGTTTTGGCAATAATTGGCCTAAAACAAACGTCGTTTTTGTCTTCACGCGCAAAACAAACactcttcttttttgtttttgaaaaattgTCGTTTGCGGCCCGCCACCCGGACGAGCCTGCGCTGCGCTCAATTTATCCCCTTTTTTTTTGGACTGGTGGTTAGCCCGCGTCTCTGATAACGGGAATATTTCGActaaaaaaaggggaaaatgaaccatataaattaaaTGGATAATGCgagttaaataaaaattttgtaccaaatttttaaaccaactaatatgttataaaaaaatatgtacgttaatcaataattcaatcatcaacaattaTAACATTACCTACGTTACAAGGGAAGTGAGTGcatttcaaaataatttatattaacatcggagaatttgaacttgaaacttcaaGCTGAGAACACACGAGTGTAGTCAACAACTAAACTCAATTATATGATGGAAGTGACGCTTATAAACTTATGGAACAATTCTTATACGTACAAGGCGTCCATTATTTTTCTACAAGGAACTAAACCTTAAATAACACTAGCGGATATCATTTCAGTAGCACAACATTTCGCTATGCTATTGATAAACGTCGTACGCATATAATTTCTAAATAATGGAGTATACCAAGAGAGTTGATAAAAGATGTTGGCAATTGTATATGTTTTAGCCGTCTAACATTAAAATCAGATAGAACTCAGGACTAGAAAACCTTTGCTGCCTTAACAATATCCGGCACGCCAGTCCTCTGCGACATGTTTAAAATCACAGCATTTACAGACAAGGATTCCAAACAGAACCCCCTCATGGTGTGTGCATACATTAATGAATGAGCATGCATCATACAGCCAGATTCAGCATTACTATTCTCCCGTATGTAGAGTCGCCTACCATTATTGGACGTGCCATCCCTCAATGTTTCGCTCCTTGCTGAATATCCGCAGCTTCTACAGTTTTACGATGAACTCTTTATTCCTACAACAGGGGTCAAGGACATACTGAACTGTACAGTATAACAATAGTTCCCAGCTAGTCATCCGTCAGCTTCTTCCAAATGCCTCGCCCGTGTTGCATCTCCTAGCAATACTTGACACAGATGGAAGACCACTGATGGTAGATGCACGAAATTTCTACAGATACCCCGTTACACAAACGAAGATTCACCTTTGAGCAAAGTTAACTGCATGAGATGGGACTTCAACAACCCTAGATGGCGGAGTTTGTGGCCTTGGTGTACTAACATCAGTCACTCCAAAGTCAGCATGAAGAATGTCTGTCCCATTCCATCCAACACCAGCTATGGTTGTCATAGTGAAGGAATTGATCATTCACACAGAGAAACaataatttaattgaaaagaaaaccGCAAGAGTGGgaagagagtgaaaagaaaaagggggaaCAATTTTGAAAAAGGATACAATCCGTCCTCCACATATCTGTAATGCTAACTTCGGCATCAGACAAAAGCCAGTAGTCTGCATCATTCTGtaacaataacaaaaaagaTATATAGTATTAGCAAGAAACTAAACATTATGTCAATGTATATGTTGTTGAGAGTATACATGGTTCTGAAAAATCTTTTACAAGAGCATATGGAACTCTGTGTGCTCTATTTTTCTGGCAGAGGTTGCAAGCATATAGCTCAAATCCATAGGTAACTGAAAGGTCGGACAAAAGTATCCACATAACAAGTCTTACTATATTTTGCACAGCTTTCCGATATCAtcatacaaacaaataaaaatgcacATCTTATGTTGCACCTTCACATCAATTAGGTGATAAGTAGTCCAGTTAACAAGCTTCAAATCTGAGACTTATATGCAAGCTACACTAAAACGCTTATCGTTTTCAAAAGTTGACTTTCAGTGTTGGAAATGATGTTTTTCTCTTTTACCTTTGCAGCTAAGAAAACATATCAGTCAGAACAACTATACTTACATCAACATCAGAAGGAACGATCTTCATCATTCCCCCAGCAAACTCCTGAGAAGCGTTTAAATCAGAGCACGTGTGATGAGCCTGTTGCAGCCAAGGCTCAATTTCCTTCCCACTGCTTTCAACAGTTACCACTTCTGTTATTGGGTGTTCACTGGACCCAGAACCAGAAGCCATTGGGCAGCTCACAGGTGGCTCAGCTCCATGCACATCCTCAAACTTTTCCTCAAATTGACTAAACACCAAATAATACACACAACACAACAAACAAGTAAATAAATACAAACCAACACGGATATTCTTATCATCAATAATCCACAAAACATGCAAAACAAAAAGGGAGAGTACCCTACTCAAATGTATAAAGATATTTCgttcacaaaagaagaaaaaggaaacaatACCTGACAAGGTAGACATCAATGGGTCCCATTGTGCTTCTAAGTATTATCCTGTATCTCCTCTGTAGATAGTCAACAGCCTGGTGCATATTGAAGGAAGAACTCAATATTAATTAAAGAGAGAATGCATATAAAACATGTACCTTCTAAGAGAAATTTATGTTTGACTTACTTCATCAGGATCTGGGACTTCCAAGGTGGTTCCATGTGGAGCTTTGATTGCTATCAGGGTTTCATTCTGGAAAAGAAAAGGCGCAATTAACATAATGGAAAACACTAAACCATCGTCGAAATCAGTGTTAGAAGTGATGCATGGAACACACGTGGAAGCAAGGTAGGCCCTTAATGTCATCTTCAGTCACAAAAAGCCACCTAGAGTAAGAGTTGAAGATAAGAACGTATTTGTATACATAGAAGCAAGTGATtaacaatataaacataaagaaGAAGGACAAAAATTATCTGAAAAAGTTAATGGACTAGACATTACTTTCGGTTGTTTTCATCTTCGCTCAAATCCCTCAACTTTTCTTGCATCTCTCTGCACAAGGGTGAAGGCGTCAGCACTTTTCAATAGTTTCAAAACGGTGAAGTTGAAttccaaaaagaaaattaattgcATATACCTTATTCGGTCATCTAATCTGCGCTCTTGTAAGGATagattttcaacttctgcctgcAGGATATACCACAACTTAGGCTTTTATCTTCCTTCACAAAGCTACTAAATTGTCAAAGTATTTTTTTAACACCATGCTTTTCATAGCAATCTAGACAGATGAAATTGTTAATCTCTAAATAAAGAAACATTATGTGAACATGTGAACATGAGTTCAGCAATTTTGTGTACTACAGACAATCCATGCTCATGACAATCCAAAGgacaataaaattaataaataaataggtTCCTGAACTTTGCATTACAAGAACTTGCAACATTGAAATACCTGTAATATAGAGAGATCACCATCCAACTCTCCTGGCATTGAAGCATCAAATCCCCTAATCAATCATTTAACACATCCTTGAGTAAGTTTCCATGTGTTCCAAATCTTATtagaacttgaaaattaaaggaaatttaaGAATAAACTATCAAAGATTACTTCCAACGTATCCTGTTCTTCAGCTTCTTTTCAATGAGACCTATTCCttccaaaacatttgtaatgtcaTATATCCGCCTCTTCTGAACCTGTGTCATTTGTAAAACCATCAATCAGTACACCACCAAATACAGATAATTTGTGTTGGTGTGTATGTATTACAGATAATTTGTGTTAGTGTGTACGTATATACACTCTGACAGAAAATGATTACCTCCAAAGTTTCCGCTGCTTTGTTTAGATCAAGAATTCCATCCTCTGCACGCTTAATCAAATTGATGAACTTTTTTGTCAACAGACCTGGAAAATTTGAGCACAGTTATCTCCAAGTGACACCATATGGCAGCCTTGTGAACTCTAAAAACCACAAATGTCAAAGAGAAGAAAACTCATGCTCAGATTACCTAAGGAACTGTCATAACGACAGCTTCCGGCTGGAGTAGAAGGGGAACCTGCATGTTGACAGAAGCTATCCAATAAGATTCTCAATATGAACGGAACAAGATAGTCGAGAATTCTATTTGTTTTTATCCAGGGAGAAAGAAGACTTTGTTATTATCAACGATGCTATGCAGCCTCTTTCACGTGGACAGCTGCATCTGAAGCTCATCTTAGTGATTCATTCAAGTTAGGCCAAAAATGGTAGAGATCaagcaaaaattgaagagacaagaAGACTCACCAACATTTGACACAGGAGTCTGAGGTCCAGATCTACCTCCCTTGGAAGCCTTTGACCTATTGTTTACCCTTCCCCCTTTTGTAGACATTGGAGGAGTCTGAAGGGGAGTCTGAATAATATTAGTATTTCCAGGACTGCAGGTCCAATCACTGTACTCAACTTCATTGGTGTCCTTCCGAGTAAGTTGCTGAAAAACAGCAGCAAAGTTAAAGAATTCTTATTAAAAATTAGGCATATGGCGACTTAGCAACCATACTAGTTAAAATATGCTACATAATGAACTATATATCGACGAGATGAACACTGCAAATCAATCTAGATGAAATGGAGGACGGAGAGTGGAACCGCTAGTCATTATACCCAATTACacttttataatattaatttacaCACCCAATGAAGAAACCAACACATGCCACGAGAAACAATTGATTCTAAAAAGGAGCCAAATACTACAACTTGAAAGTCTACTTTCAAATCAGTACCTTCACTCCAGATTAGGCAACACAGTTAAGTGTGATGCACATCAACACCATATCATTTCTCAGTCCTCCCCTCATCGCCGACCTTTATCACAATACTTCACCTTGACAAGTTGCATTATGCACTAGACTTACAATTGTCGGCTTTTTTTCCGGTTACAACTAACAATTGCAATTTTGGTTAGCCAAGCTTGCAAATTTACAACATAAGTATAAATATTTTCAGAAGTCCACCAAATTACAAAATATCTTAAGAAGCACTATCTTAGTAGTAAGTGAACAATATTAGCTTATGACCTAAAAATAACATGTATGAGCTAATCCAAATCTTCTAATTACAAATTGTTCCCAATCTCATACAAAACCCTAAACAACAAAACCAATCAGAATCACCAGAATTACCCTCAATTCTTTGAACAATTACAACGCAATTCACCCAAACAAACCAACGCAGTGAGATTAACACACAGATATCCATGGAAATGACAACAACTCACAGGAGATCGAACATAAATAGCTTCAGGTTCTTGGTCTCCAGCTCTGCGAGCACCGCCGGCGAATCGGTGGTAATTGTCGGGAGGGAACGGCTGCGGCTTCATGGACTCGAACGCGAGGTGACGCCTCAACGGCGGCAGGATCTGGGCGCCGCCGCCTGTGGGTGCCGTCGCCGGCGCTGGTTGGCGGTTGGGAGCTTGAGCGCAGCCGGACATAGAGGGATCGACCGGCTCGAACTAGCGGCGGTCTCCGTTTACCGAGAGACGATCGGAGAAGGAGAGAGGTGGATCTTTAGGTTTTGGGGAATCGGAGAGAATCTGAGCGAGGGcgggggtttagggtttatgggGAGGCGAAATGGGATCGAGaggggtagagagagaaagagagagagggggggttagagagagaaagtgagggtTAGAGAGGGAAAGTGAGTTGTGGGAGTTAGGGGAAGAGCTAGCAGAAAACGAGGGAAGGGAGGGAATTTTTTGTTTCGGACAGATGTGGAGGGAACACGGCgaaaaatattaatttgtcaactttttttcctattttccaCCCCTGAAACTTGTGTATTTCTGTTCTGACCCTGCGAGAATGGAAAcctttctttttattgtttttttttttgtcaaacgtttgattttgttagattaaatgttagattagttatCGACAGGATTTGAACCCACACCATTATATAAAAACTCAACTTCTTTCTACTGTTGTAAAATGTCACTTGCTTCTTTTTGTTGTTTGGAAATAATTGGAAAATGTAGACGAGGGaataccatttttttttcacttcccCATTTGGTTTATGCAAATGCAATAATAGGAATCAAATGCATACATATTTTTAGTAAGAACGTTACGTTTCATGTTCAAAAGTGGTGTATTAAATTTACAACTAgagtaatttttaaaaatataaagatGCATTAAATATCTTTTCAAGTCGTGTCGAACGTAAGAAATACCCCTTTCACGGGTTTCATGCACTCCTATGGGTAAGTTTCCGAATTCTATTATTGTTTCACCAGACAAAGAAATGTTTCACATATTTATTTGTAATATTCTAATTAAGAACCAAATAGAAGAGATATGATTAAAATTAATACAAGAGCGGCAATTATACTACAATAAGGTACAAGAAACTACGTTTAAATATTATACCTCTTTACAAGTTTTGCAATCGATGTATTTATGAtgcccaaaattaaaaattagttgAAGTACCCAAATAAATAGGTCCAAAAAGACCAACATAAATGGAGTAATCCCAAAATATGTTCTTATATTTATACCAAtggaatgaaaaagaaaaagtaaaacgCACCAAACGGCGTGGAATCtttagaaaaatagtatattgAATGGTCAGTTTCGAATTATACCAAAACTATGGGGCAAAACTACGACGTGCTAGAAGAAAAGACAACAAACGAAAATTACAAGGAGAATCGCCGATCCGCGCCTTTATTTGGCTTTAAACAAAATTTTCTGATTATTTGACGGCTCATTTCTCACCGTCTCTCGCATCTCCTCCAACCCTAACTTCAGCTAACCACAACGGACATATATAACTTTGGTGCTACTACTACTGGGTCCATGACACGTGCCAAAAATAATTATACTGTATTGTTCTCCTTCTAATTTACGAAGAGTGAATAATGTGGGAAATGAATTTCACATGAGCGTAAAATTATTTGAGTGTTTCTGAAATTAAGAAATGTTAAGATTTTAGAGTCGGGATGCCCGTCCACTACTAGTCACCACTTGCAGGTGTTAGATTTTATCATAAAAGACATGGGTGTTATTAGTAGTGGAATCATTCATGAACAAGTAGTAAACATAATGTCAAGTTTATGATGTGAGATTGcattctccaaccaattctacatTGGCAACCTTCTTTTTTCCTCAAGCAATAACAATTCGTCGTCAATCAGAATTGTCAGGTCAGAGTCGTGTTCACAATTGGAACGATCGAGTCAGGGTCTTGTTCACAATGAGAATGATCTTGTCAGATGTCTCGTTATTAGTAGCGAAACCATTCATTTATAAGTAGTaatattttctttcaaatttccaATATGAAATTGCATTATTCaacaaaaatgaataaattGGCTTGAACTTGTTACATCAGTGATGTACGAGGCAAAGACTCTTTGATATTTAAGTTTGAGCTAAATAATGAATGAGAATTTAAAGGCCTGAGTTTCTTGATAGAGGAATAATGACCTCTTTTTATCGAAGGACATGTCCTTATATCCTATCAAGGTTGAGCTTGAAGATGATTCACTAAAGCACTTGGGCTGTTGACTATGCGATCTATTACCCTTAACAATCATGAGAACAAACTTTGTAACCAATTGATGTAACTACTACCAAAAAACACATTCTCATCATGAATCATGTCTTTATGATACCACTATTATCATTGTACAATGTATAACAGATCAAGTctccaaaattattttctaaacctcCCCTAAACCCGAGAAATCTCCGCACTTTCACCCAAAATCAAATAAGGTATTTAACGAAAATTGTCATTAGCATTCCGAAAAACTCATATTAACGAGTAAATTAGTTAAAATTGGAAATTGGCCTtgtatattttcaattttctcaatCAATCGAATTTGTACCCCATAAAGGAGAACTCCTAAAAGGGATGGAAGAATTACAACAAAACTCCAACCGGTCGCGAAACTTTGCCTCACTCGTCTTTAACAACACCGGCAGCGGAAAACAGACCCCTTTCTCCACGCACCGCTGGTGCCGCGGCCGAATCCGATTCTCCAAGCTGAACGAGAAGTAGTGCGGGAACTCCGTCAGCTCCTTCATCTCCCTCCCCATCCCCACTACGAAGTAATCGAATTTTGGCTCGAAGTTCTGCTCGATGCTGTAGCAGAACAGCTGCGGGAACCGCCGGAACATCGACAGCACGTCTCGGCGGGAGAAGCCGATTTTTTCGAGGTAGTCGATTCGGGGCAGGAGCTTGTCTTCCACGCTGCAGGAGAGGAGGGAGGTGTGTTTGTTAACTTGGGAAATACCAATGCTCTGGAGGAAGTAGAGGGTGGGGCGGAGGCGTGTTTTGACGCTGCAAGCGAGGAGTCTGGGGCGGCGGTTGATGACGCGGCGGAGATCGGAGCCGTTGACGTGGGCTTCGCGGAGGAGGAAGGTGAGGATTGGGGCGATTTCGGCGACTCGGGAGGAGAGGATTTCGGGGCACATGCCGATGAGGCGGCGGAATTCTGGGGAGGTGAAGCCGATTGAGGTGAGGAGGAAGTGGACGGTGGATTTGATGTGGGAGAGAGGGGAGGAGAGGATCGGAGGGTGGTGGTTGATTAGGGAGAAGAAGTCGAGGCCGATGGAGTCGAGGTAGAGGACTTTTTCTTGGAAGTCGGAGTGGGGGGTGGCGGTGGTTGGTGGGGGTTTGAGGGAGGCCGTGGTTTTGGAGGCGGAGATGATTGGGAAGTGGGGGGTTTTCTTCGGCGGCGGAAAGGAGTGGATGTCATGATGAGAGGAGGAGGGGGATTGGGGTTTGGGAATGGGATTGGGAATGGAGGAGAAACGGGGTTGTTTGGTGGCGGCGATGGCGGTGGAGAGGAAGTGGGTTTCGTGCATTTGGTTGGTTGGTTGTTGTTTGGGCGCAGCTGGTCATGGCTGAGGACTGAAGAGCTTTGGTTTGGGGGAAAAAGGGGGAATGAAGAAGATAAGGCTTAAAATGCTCCAAACAATACCATTGTGGAGATTGTGATTGGTGAGGGGTATAGGGAGAAATCAGTAATCCAACACAAATGGGCCGGGTTAAGAAAATGAATACTACCCGAGTCCAGACTAATCTGACCAGCCCGGAGTAACTGAGCCTAAAATCACGTAGATAGGCACAAATGAGCCTAGCTTTGGGGGAGACACTTATATGGGACGAGGTATATCTTTCTTCTGTGTATGTTCCTTGTAAGTATTGGCAAATGAACATTGAGACTAAGGTGGTTCGGGTTTGAAAAACACTTCTTCTAATGActctttgaatgtttgatacgagttttttttgtgtttgctgTAATGTTTGTTAGGTATATCTCGACAAGTTGCATTGACAACACTAAAAAAATTATCTCGATATCACTCATCAAATTACTTCTATATGTGTTAATACAAGTGACATGTGCACAATATGATTTAGCTAACGAAATACCTTAATGaacaaactgaaaataaatttaTACGCTTTTCGCTTTATTTGTATCTTAAAAACTTGTACTTTAATAACATTGGAACCCCTAAATTTCAAATCCTGTGTCCGCCGCGGCCTAAAAATAAACCAAGACTTCATCAAATCAAGATCAGCCTCACTTTATTAATAGTGTCCATCTTTTGAATTGATCACCAAGAAATCAGACTCTACAAACCAAATCCCTTACTCTTGTCCCATTTCCGGTTGCCGCCAAATGTATGTAGCCGGTTGGCCGGTTCAGTTCAAACCTAGGTCCCACCAACCCTTCCTC
Proteins encoded in this region:
- the LOC126592738 gene encoding transcription factor E2FA-like; this encodes MSGCAQAPNRQPAPATAPTGGGAQILPPLRRHLAFESMKPQPFPPDNYHRFAGGARRAGDQEPEAIYVRSPQLTRKDTNEVEYSDWTCSPGNTNIIQTPLQTPPMSTKGGRVNNRSKASKGGRSGPQTPVSNVGSPSTPAGSCRYDSSLGLLTKKFINLIKRAEDGILDLNKAAETLEVQKRRIYDITNVLEGIGLIEKKLKNRIRWKGFDASMPGELDGDLSILQAEVENLSLQERRLDDRIREMQEKLRDLSEDENNRKWLFVTEDDIKGLPCFHNETLIAIKAPHGTTLEVPDPDEAVDYLQRRYRIILRSTMGPIDVYLVSQFEEKFEDVHGAEPPVSCPMASGSGSSEHPITEVVTVESSGKEIEPWLQQAHHTCSDLNASQEFAGGMMKIVPSDVDNDADYWLLSDAEVSITDMWRTDSGVGWNGTDILHADFGVTDVSTPRPQTPPSRVVEVPSHAVNFAQR
- the LOC126592737 gene encoding uncharacterized protein LOC126592737, translated to MDDSTVLSPHPATPLLSSGKLRGRNSICTSVVVPAKLSLLSATTTPTSSTKLQRLHNSSLPAQNGCVSGPEPLQLDLELLSLKSSKSYTSLRDLLPSSAAVNSPTVASANNSGYEISIRNRLVKQAAWAYLQPMSSTSGPSGPNFLRRLCLKLSPCLSFFTHCVVPFLSQALRRTLRCIGLAT
- the LOC126592739 gene encoding transcription termination factor MTEF1, chloroplastic-like; protein product: MHETHFLSTAIAATKQPRFSSIPNPIPKPQSPSSSHHDIHSFPPPKKTPHFPIISASKTTASLKPPPTTATPHSDFQEKVLYLDSIGLDFFSLINHHPPILSSPLSHIKSTVHFLLTSIGFTSPEFRRLIGMCPEILSSRVAEIAPILTFLLREAHVNGSDLRRVINRRPRLLACSVKTRLRPTLYFLQSIGISQVNKHTSLLSCSVEDKLLPRIDYLEKIGFSRRDVLSMFRRFPQLFCYSIEQNFEPKFDYFVVGMGREMKELTEFPHYFSFSLENRIRPRHQRCVEKGVCFPLPVLLKTSEAKFRDRLEFCCNSSIPFRSSPLWGTNSID